The Shewanella sp. MTB7 genome includes a window with the following:
- a CDS encoding symmetrical bis(5'-nucleosyl)-tetraphosphatase: MANYFVGDIQGCFDELIQLLSKVDFNPSRDQLWAVGDLVARGAGSLPTLRYFKQLDGSANVSLGNHDLHLMAVHAKIKRVNPKDKLEALLAAPDITSLIGWLRHQPLHQELPEHKIIMSHAGVPPQWDLSTLRAESQLVTQALLSTNYEKSLIQKMYTSGSNLWHLGMDDLERKIYCINALTRMRFLHSDGRLDFECKLSPAECKDPDLTPWFIQEGKINKTHTLVFGHWAAVMGEVDSPTIKALDTGCCWGEYLSLWHLETDEIITQNKLKKS; this comes from the coding sequence ATGGCAAATTATTTTGTGGGTGATATTCAGGGTTGTTTCGATGAGTTAATTCAACTTTTATCTAAAGTTGATTTCAATCCTTCACGAGATCAACTTTGGGCTGTAGGTGACTTAGTCGCTAGAGGAGCGGGCTCGTTGCCTACACTGAGGTATTTTAAACAGCTTGATGGATCAGCTAATGTTTCTTTGGGCAATCATGATCTGCATTTAATGGCCGTACACGCCAAAATCAAAAGAGTTAACCCGAAAGATAAACTAGAGGCTTTGCTTGCTGCACCAGACATTACCTCGTTAATAGGCTGGCTACGCCATCAACCGCTTCATCAAGAATTACCTGAACACAAGATTATAATGAGCCATGCTGGTGTTCCACCTCAATGGGATCTGTCCACACTAAGAGCCGAAAGCCAACTGGTCACCCAAGCTTTACTGTCAACAAATTATGAGAAGAGCCTGATCCAGAAAATGTACACCTCGGGCTCAAACCTATGGCACCTTGGAATGGATGATTTAGAGAGAAAGATCTATTGCATAAATGCACTCACGAGAATGCGTTTTTTACACAGCGATGGCAGACTCGATTTTGAATGCAAACTATCCCCGGCAGAATGTAAGGATCCTGATCTAACCCCCTGGTTTATACAAGAAGGTAAAATTAACAAAACCCATACGCTGGTATTTGGTCATTGGGCTGCAGTGATGGGCGAAGTTGACTCTCCTACCATTAAAGCGCTGGACACAGGCTGTTGCTGGGGAGAGTATTTAAGCCTATGGCATCTAGAAACTGATGAAATAATTACCCAAAACAAGTTAAAAAAGAGTTAA
- a CDS encoding aminoglycoside phosphotransferase family protein produces MPLSDLRFLALNAWLQQLFDTQVRPILISGDASFRRYFRVQHNDKSFIVMDSPPELINVLPFIKLASRYSEEGVNVPQVIESNIEEGFLLLSDLGDVQLLSVLNEDNVVGYYGEALLLLKKMSLVTDNGEMPLPLYDEAFVKLELDIFSDWLIKRHLDIELDDSTQDMLKITFSHLIQNAEVQPKVGMHRDYHSRNLMLQDEQLRVIDFQDAVLGPVTYDAVSLLRDCYIRWPDKVVSQLMLQHFEQIKASGQLDNCVSIATYTRWFDLMGLQRHIKAAGIFARLKYRDDKPAYMANIPLTLEYIRDISDNYLELKPFSDWVSNVVIPAVEASS; encoded by the coding sequence GTGCCCTTGTCAGATCTTAGATTTCTTGCGTTAAATGCATGGCTACAACAACTTTTCGATACTCAGGTTAGACCTATACTTATCTCTGGCGATGCCAGCTTTAGACGATATTTTCGTGTTCAGCACAATGATAAGAGCTTTATTGTTATGGACTCCCCCCCTGAGTTAATAAACGTGCTTCCTTTTATTAAGTTGGCAAGTAGATATTCTGAAGAAGGAGTAAATGTTCCTCAAGTTATTGAAAGTAATATTGAAGAAGGTTTTTTATTGTTAAGTGACTTAGGGGATGTACAGTTGCTGTCGGTATTAAATGAGGACAATGTCGTAGGCTACTATGGCGAAGCATTATTACTTTTAAAAAAAATGAGTCTAGTGACTGACAATGGCGAAATGCCCTTGCCTTTATACGATGAAGCATTTGTGAAATTGGAATTAGATATTTTTTCTGATTGGCTGATAAAGCGCCATCTTGATATCGAACTTGATGATTCTACCCAGGATATGTTGAAAATAACCTTTTCTCATCTGATTCAAAATGCTGAAGTGCAACCTAAAGTCGGTATGCATCGAGATTATCATAGCCGAAACTTGATGCTGCAAGATGAACAACTGAGAGTGATCGACTTTCAAGATGCTGTACTTGGACCTGTTACTTATGATGCGGTGTCTCTGTTGAGAGATTGCTATATTCGTTGGCCTGATAAAGTGGTTAGTCAGTTAATGTTGCAGCATTTTGAGCAAATTAAAGCCTCCGGCCAACTCGATAACTGTGTGTCGATAGCGACCTATACTCGTTGGTTTGATTTAATGGGGTTGCAGCGCCATATAAAAGCAGCGGGGATTTTTGCGCGCCTTAAATACCGTGATGATAAGCCTGCATATATGGCTAATATTCCATTAACCCTTGAATATATTCGTGATATTTCTGATAATTACCTTGAGCTTAAGCCTTTTAGTGATTGGGTTAGTAATGTAGTTATTCCAGCGGTTGAGGCCTCTTCATGA
- a CDS encoding methyl-accepting chemotaxis protein has translation MKLNVATRVIGGFSIVTLLLIALGGASLLTNSDLKSSTQILQELSLPALESSSRLIQNLSLQEKQILIAYHSTQPDKISALKSKFTEHSQSFNTELNTLSRLLSSQQQAGFASMTSTLRSRYQDFVASSNKLIITHENALITQEKLVVKLAELEETADDTASLLLDLIDLETSEDLTDQEIAATASNIDNSLSSIASTNFDLINSKSQPKFETISQELNYLINDAQSKLEYVTRHWDGVVDATLMSDINTEAAKVFTLLQGNNSLLAMKERQLNFDASAEQMLKKVNQDVDGVNVIMSELIEKVESVSTQISHKAIEDIDRASFNTIILMIIVIFVAFGVSYAVITPLKRSLNKVNTALNILASGNLTHKLDDSGHDEFAELSRNCNRLVDSLRNLIQGILDRSNQLAAAAEETSAITTQTTVSIQEQKSQVDQVATATTQLNSSAQQVTSSADDALKQIKQADEEAQHMRAIADENKQTILALADEVAKAGLVINKVHTDSASIGSILDTIRGIAEQTNLLALNAAIEAARAGEQGRGFAVVADEVRSLASRTQDSTQEIQQMIQVLQQGTQEAVSVMEQSRNQASICVEKTEQANVALESISEAVHQAHDSGTHIAHAAQEQNLVSQQVSEMLEHIAAISEETASGADQTAQSSHQVAQLAEELQASVGEFKV, from the coding sequence ATGAAATTGAATGTCGCCACTAGAGTTATCGGCGGGTTTAGTATTGTCACCTTACTCTTAATTGCATTGGGTGGCGCTTCCTTGCTCACTAACAGCGATCTTAAAAGTAGTACTCAAATACTACAAGAATTAAGCCTACCAGCTTTAGAATCCAGTAGTCGTCTAATTCAAAATCTATCGCTGCAAGAGAAACAAATTTTAATCGCTTATCACAGCACTCAACCAGATAAAATTTCGGCACTAAAAAGCAAATTTACCGAACATAGCCAGTCTTTCAACACTGAACTAAATACACTGTCCAGACTGCTAAGTTCCCAACAACAGGCTGGCTTTGCCAGTATGACTTCGACACTGAGAAGCCGTTATCAAGACTTTGTAGCCAGTAGTAACAAGTTAATCATTACTCATGAAAATGCCCTTATTACCCAAGAAAAGTTAGTGGTCAAACTGGCGGAGTTAGAGGAAACGGCTGACGATACGGCCTCTCTTCTTCTGGATCTCATTGATCTTGAAACCAGTGAAGACCTAACCGATCAAGAGATAGCTGCAACGGCGAGCAATATAGATAATAGTCTCAGCAGTATTGCCAGTACGAATTTCGACCTAATTAACAGCAAGTCTCAGCCTAAATTTGAAACCATATCCCAAGAGCTAAATTACCTGATAAATGATGCTCAAAGTAAACTCGAATATGTCACTCGTCACTGGGATGGAGTTGTCGATGCGACTTTGATGAGTGATATTAACACCGAAGCCGCTAAGGTATTTACCCTACTTCAAGGTAATAATTCTCTGCTGGCGATGAAAGAACGTCAACTAAATTTTGACGCTTCCGCCGAACAGATGCTGAAAAAGGTCAACCAAGATGTGGATGGCGTTAATGTCATCATGAGTGAATTGATTGAAAAAGTTGAATCTGTCTCCACCCAAATTAGTCACAAAGCTATCGAAGATATTGACAGAGCCAGTTTTAATACCATCATCCTGATGATTATTGTCATTTTTGTCGCCTTTGGTGTGAGCTACGCGGTTATTACGCCACTCAAGCGGTCACTGAATAAGGTCAATACGGCGCTCAATATTTTGGCATCGGGTAACCTAACACATAAGTTAGACGATTCAGGTCATGATGAATTTGCAGAATTATCTCGTAACTGCAACCGCTTGGTTGATAGCTTAAGAAATCTGATACAAGGAATTTTAGACCGCTCAAATCAACTTGCTGCTGCGGCAGAGGAAACGTCGGCTATCACCACACAAACCACGGTCAGCATTCAGGAGCAGAAAAGTCAGGTCGATCAGGTGGCCACTGCGACGACCCAATTGAACTCCAGCGCACAACAAGTAACAAGCAGTGCCGATGATGCATTGAAACAGATCAAACAAGCTGATGAAGAAGCACAGCATATGCGTGCTATTGCTGACGAAAATAAACAAACTATTCTGGCATTAGCCGATGAAGTTGCCAAAGCTGGCCTAGTGATCAATAAGGTACATACAGATAGCGCCTCTATTGGTTCAATTCTGGACACTATTCGTGGTATTGCAGAGCAGACTAACCTACTCGCATTAAACGCGGCTATTGAAGCAGCACGAGCTGGTGAGCAAGGACGTGGCTTTGCGGTTGTTGCAGACGAGGTGCGTAGTTTAGCCTCAAGAACACAAGACTCAACTCAAGAGATCCAGCAGATGATCCAAGTCTTACAACAGGGTACTCAAGAAGCTGTATCTGTGATGGAGCAGAGCCGTAATCAAGCCAGCATATGTGTCGAAAAAACAGAGCAAGCAAACGTGGCACTGGAAAGTATCAGCGAAGCGGTGCATCAAGCTCACGATTCTGGTACCCATATAGCTCATGCTGCTCAGGAGCAAAACTTAGTTAGCCAACAAGTCTCTGAAATGTTGGAACATATTGCAGCTATTTCAGAAGAAACCGC
- the rsmA gene encoding 16S rRNA (adenine(1518)-N(6)/adenine(1519)-N(6))-dimethyltransferase RsmA has product MSNKVHLGHTARKRFGQNFLTDHNIINRIVGAISPDNDHVMVEIGPGLAALTEPVASGIDKLTVVELDKDLVARLREHPTLKDKLDIHQGDALKFDFSQLVEEGRQMKVFGNLPYNISTPLMFHLFEFAEQIENMHFMLQKEVVLRLSASPGTKAYGRLTVMAQYHCQVMPVLEVPPESFTPAPKVDSAVVRLVPFKVKPWPCKDVDQLRHLTTTAFNMRRKTLRNNLKHIISDEEFAELGIDATLRPEQITVQQYVAMTNLVIDKQ; this is encoded by the coding sequence ATGAGTAATAAAGTACATTTAGGCCACACGGCCAGGAAACGTTTCGGACAAAACTTTTTGACCGATCATAATATTATCAATCGAATTGTTGGTGCTATCTCCCCAGATAACGATCATGTAATGGTAGAGATTGGTCCGGGCCTTGCCGCCTTAACCGAGCCGGTAGCGAGTGGTATTGATAAACTGACAGTAGTTGAACTGGATAAAGATCTGGTCGCACGTCTACGTGAACACCCGACACTAAAAGATAAGTTGGATATTCACCAAGGTGATGCGCTTAAATTTGACTTCAGTCAACTTGTGGAAGAAGGCCGCCAGATGAAAGTGTTCGGCAATCTGCCTTACAACATCTCGACGCCACTGATGTTCCACTTGTTTGAATTTGCTGAGCAAATTGAAAACATGCACTTCATGTTGCAAAAAGAGGTCGTACTCAGACTTTCTGCTAGCCCTGGAACAAAAGCTTATGGCCGTTTGACGGTTATGGCACAGTACCATTGCCAGGTTATGCCAGTGCTTGAAGTACCACCGGAAAGTTTCACTCCAGCGCCTAAAGTCGACTCGGCTGTTGTGCGTCTCGTACCATTTAAGGTGAAACCTTGGCCATGTAAAGATGTCGATCAGTTAAGACATCTAACGACCACAGCATTTAATATGCGCCGTAAAACCTTACGCAATAACCTTAAACATATTATCTCTGATGAAGAGTTTGCAGAGTTAGGTATCGATGCGACTCTTAGACCAGAGCAGATCACTGTTCAGCAATATGTTGCTATGACAAATCTGGTCATTGATAAGCAATAA
- the apaG gene encoding Co2+/Mg2+ efflux protein ApaG, with protein MTELEASIKIEVKTEYIEEQSSPNDERYLFRYTITIINLGKEPVTLKTRHWSITDSNQHFSVVQGAGVVGETPTIAPDTAYQYTSGTVLETPLGVMQGSYGMLTESGEVFNATILPFRLSVPGLLH; from the coding sequence ATGACTGAACTTGAAGCCTCGATAAAGATTGAAGTCAAAACAGAATATATCGAAGAGCAGTCTTCACCAAATGATGAGAGATATCTGTTTAGATACACAATCACCATTATCAACTTAGGTAAAGAACCCGTGACGCTAAAAACTCGTCACTGGTCTATCACTGATTCAAATCAACACTTCAGCGTAGTACAAGGCGCGGGCGTAGTGGGTGAAACACCAACAATAGCCCCTGACACTGCTTACCAATACACAAGTGGCACTGTACTCGAAACTCCCTTAGGTGTAATGCAAGGCAGCTATGGTATGCTCACAGAAAGTGGTGAAGTATTTAACGCAACCATTCTCCCCTTTCGACTCTCTGTTCCTGGATTACTGCACTAG
- the surA gene encoding peptidylprolyl isomerase SurA, giving the protein MKPSKHLILAFLALAVSHTAQALNTPLDSVSVQINEGILLESEISGMVKTVKANATAAGQDLPSDNALRTQVIERLIMTRLQMQMADRIGLHIGDLQLDQTIGNIAKEQNLTVEQMQVKIAQEGMSWNQYREQLREEITLGEIQRIQVQRRIQVSPQEISSLVKMIEEKGLQEVEFQIGHILIEVPNSPNSEQLATASKRAETVLKRVKSGDDFRRTAIAASSGPKALEGGIWDYMNVNEMPTLFAEVLANAKPGDVIGPIRSGAGFHIIKVMGARGLQTKEVDEVRSRHILVKPSPILSEERAKAMLDKFVTQIRSGDADFAALARQYSEDPGSGAKGGELGWADPSVYVPAFSQTLNALELNEISEPFRSSHGWHIVQLEERRKTDATDKFNTNKAHQLIFRRKFNEELQNWLDEMRAEAYIEVFEPDNNRGE; this is encoded by the coding sequence ATGAAACCGAGTAAACATTTAATTTTAGCTTTTCTTGCTCTGGCCGTGAGCCATACAGCACAAGCCCTAAATACCCCTCTCGATAGTGTGTCGGTACAGATTAACGAAGGTATCCTGCTAGAGAGTGAGATCTCTGGCATGGTTAAAACAGTGAAAGCAAATGCTACTGCAGCAGGCCAAGACCTACCTTCTGACAATGCACTTAGAACACAGGTTATTGAGCGTCTAATCATGACTCGATTACAGATGCAGATGGCTGATAGAATCGGCCTGCATATTGGTGATCTACAACTCGACCAAACCATTGGCAATATAGCTAAAGAACAAAACTTAACCGTTGAGCAGATGCAAGTTAAAATAGCTCAAGAGGGAATGAGCTGGAATCAATACCGTGAACAGTTACGTGAAGAGATCACCTTAGGTGAGATACAACGTATTCAGGTTCAGCGCCGCATTCAAGTCTCTCCTCAAGAAATCAGTAGCTTAGTTAAGATGATTGAGGAGAAAGGTCTACAAGAGGTTGAGTTTCAGATTGGACATATCCTGATTGAAGTTCCAAACAGTCCTAACAGCGAACAGCTTGCAACAGCCAGTAAACGCGCCGAAACAGTGCTTAAACGCGTAAAAAGTGGCGATGATTTCCGCCGTACTGCAATCGCAGCATCTTCTGGCCCTAAGGCCCTAGAAGGTGGTATCTGGGATTATATGAACGTCAATGAAATGCCGACGTTATTTGCCGAAGTGTTAGCAAATGCTAAACCCGGTGATGTGATCGGTCCAATCAGAAGTGGGGCGGGTTTCCACATCATTAAAGTAATGGGTGCTCGGGGTCTACAGACCAAAGAGGTCGATGAAGTTCGCTCAAGACACATCCTAGTCAAACCTTCTCCAATCTTATCTGAAGAGCGTGCTAAAGCGATGCTTGATAAGTTTGTCACTCAGATCCGTTCTGGTGATGCCGATTTCGCAGCACTGGCCCGTCAGTATTCTGAAGATCCTGGTTCAGGGGCAAAAGGTGGTGAGCTAGGTTGGGCTGATCCAAGTGTCTATGTACCGGCATTTTCTCAGACATTAAATGCCCTTGAGTTAAATGAAATCAGTGAGCCCTTCCGTTCAAGTCATGGTTGGCATATAGTGCAGCTTGAAGAGCGTCGTAAGACAGATGCTACCGACAAATTTAATACTAACAAAGCACATCAACTCATCTTCCGCCGTAAGTTTAATGAAGAGTTACAAAACTGGCTCGACGAGATGAGAGCTGAAGCGTATATCGAAGTCTTCGAACCTGACAACAATCGAGGCGAATAA
- the lptD gene encoding LPS assembly protein LptD: protein MQIRYLLALSLLPQLVLAEDIPQILDAGLQCIVEPPVPRLSPTSGDQTVLAQQEIRIISNRSEAEMGKQAKFNGNVLFSQGDRHIAADEAILDQQNERLDANGNLVFQDQMITITADSLTAEMRSNSASLWGAQYWMHGQQIHGDAEKLEITSDNNLHLTKTNFTTCPPGDTSWLLEAETIKIDSSEEWGELWDAKLKIGGVPVFYIPYMTIPVSEKRKSGFLFPELSTSTTNGVEIATPYYWNISPEYDLTFTPHYMSSRGLFLKSDFRYLAGESQQGQLNLEYIGSDNMLADSPDRYLYHWEHRGAINENWRVMANFTNVSDNNYFNDLNSDVQRATDNQISRIGEISYFEQNWDVTARVQNIKVLGGDEKPYQVMPQIGLNYRAPDFWNGLDFGLTSEASNFQHEDSRFTTATRLNFEPSISYPIHGPAGSLTSEVKLLQTYYWQDVNEFAADDEIASFVNRTLPLVRVHGQVNFERFTSYFNENYRQTLEPQFQYLYVGYENQDDIGIYDTAIIQDDYFGLFRDRRFSGIDRIADANQLTLGLTTRLFDEHNVETFKFSVGQIYYFEDSKVGISDPSIPNDRLIQENTSNSVLAAELNSKLYKDWFISGSIQYDTKQSENKKSEVTLDFRPGANKLLQFSYRYVPDLLNSNTNESVNISQAGMRAAWPINDSWYLVGNWYYDLNESRSVETYTGFQYESCCWAVRLSYHYRIKTNYDDDFSPVLDNRELFETGFYLNFVIKGLGGSGPLGVSDMLDDGLFNYRKPLYLKN, encoded by the coding sequence ATGCAGATCCGTTATTTATTGGCATTAAGCCTACTTCCCCAATTAGTCTTGGCTGAAGACATTCCCCAAATTCTCGATGCTGGTTTACAGTGTATCGTCGAGCCTCCCGTCCCTCGTCTATCGCCAACAAGCGGTGACCAAACGGTGCTAGCGCAACAAGAGATCCGAATCATATCGAATCGCTCTGAAGCAGAAATGGGCAAACAAGCTAAATTTAATGGCAATGTTTTATTCAGTCAAGGTGATCGGCATATTGCTGCCGATGAAGCAATACTAGACCAGCAAAATGAACGCTTGGATGCCAATGGCAACCTAGTGTTTCAAGATCAGATGATAACCATTACAGCCGACTCCCTCACCGCTGAGATGCGCAGTAACAGTGCATCCCTTTGGGGTGCACAGTATTGGATGCACGGTCAACAAATTCATGGTGATGCCGAAAAACTAGAAATAACTTCAGATAACAACTTACACCTGACTAAGACCAACTTTACCACCTGTCCTCCAGGTGACACCTCTTGGTTACTGGAAGCTGAAACAATCAAGATTGACAGTTCTGAAGAGTGGGGCGAACTCTGGGATGCCAAGTTAAAAATTGGTGGCGTCCCTGTATTCTATATTCCCTATATGACGATACCGGTATCTGAAAAACGTAAATCTGGCTTTCTATTTCCAGAACTAAGCACCAGCACCACTAATGGTGTCGAAATTGCGACGCCTTATTATTGGAATATATCTCCAGAGTATGATCTCACTTTTACTCCTCATTATATGTCATCACGAGGTTTATTCTTAAAGAGTGATTTCCGCTATCTGGCGGGAGAGTCACAACAAGGTCAACTAAATTTAGAGTACATAGGCAGCGACAACATGCTAGCCGACTCACCTGATCGTTACCTTTATCATTGGGAACATAGGGGCGCTATCAATGAAAATTGGCGAGTGATGGCTAACTTTACCAATGTATCAGATAACAACTATTTCAACGATCTCAATTCCGATGTGCAACGAGCGACCGATAACCAAATATCTCGCATCGGTGAGATTAGCTACTTCGAACAAAACTGGGATGTCACTGCCCGAGTACAAAATATCAAAGTATTGGGTGGCGACGAAAAACCTTATCAGGTTATGCCACAGATAGGCCTTAACTATCGCGCACCAGATTTTTGGAACGGCTTAGATTTCGGACTTACCAGTGAAGCGAGTAATTTTCAACATGAAGACAGCAGATTCACAACCGCAACACGTCTGAATTTTGAACCCAGTATCTCTTACCCTATTCATGGTCCAGCAGGCTCATTGACCAGTGAAGTCAAATTGCTACAAACCTACTATTGGCAGGATGTTAATGAGTTCGCTGCTGATGATGAAATCGCCAGTTTTGTCAATCGAACCTTGCCACTGGTACGCGTACACGGCCAGGTAAATTTTGAACGTTTTACCAGCTACTTCAATGAAAACTATCGCCAAACATTAGAACCTCAATTCCAATACTTGTATGTCGGTTATGAAAACCAAGACGACATTGGCATTTATGATACCGCGATAATACAAGATGATTACTTTGGTCTTTTCCGGGACAGGCGTTTTTCAGGCATCGATAGAATTGCTGATGCGAATCAATTAACACTAGGCCTAACAACTCGCTTGTTTGATGAACATAATGTTGAAACATTTAAGTTTAGTGTGGGACAGATTTACTACTTTGAAGACAGTAAAGTAGGCATTAGTGATCCCTCGATTCCTAATGATAGGTTAATCCAAGAAAATACCTCTAACTCTGTGCTTGCCGCCGAATTAAACAGTAAATTATATAAAGACTGGTTTATAAGTGGCTCTATTCAGTATGACACTAAGCAAAGCGAGAATAAAAAGAGTGAGGTAACACTCGACTTTAGACCTGGTGCTAATAAGTTACTCCAGTTCAGTTACCGCTATGTACCAGATCTGTTGAACTCAAATACCAATGAGTCGGTCAATATATCTCAAGCAGGTATGCGAGCAGCTTGGCCAATTAATGACAGTTGGTATTTAGTCGGTAACTGGTATTATGATCTTAACGAAAGCCGCAGTGTAGAAACTTACACTGGTTTTCAGTATGAATCATGTTGCTGGGCCGTTAGGTTAAGTTATCATTATCGAATTAAAACCAATTATGATGATGACTTTAGTCCAGTTCTGGATAATCGTGAGCTCTTTGAAACGGGGTTTTACCTTAACTTCGTGATAAAAGGACTCGGCGGTTCTGGTCCATTAGGTGTGTCGGATATGCTTGACGATGGTTTATTTAACTATCGCAAACCCTTATATCTTAAAAACTGA
- the pdxA gene encoding 4-hydroxythreonine-4-phosphate dehydrogenase PdxA encodes MTTKRIAITPGEPAGIGPDLVIQLAQQAWPAELVVCADPELLYSRAKMLGLPLKLKPYQPSLAPKAQEAGTLTLAPFSLNAEATCGQLDEQNSAYVIQTLTYAGEKNMNGEFDAVVTGPVHKGIINQAGISFSGHTEFFAHQANCQDVVMMLSAPNLHVALVTTHIPLAYVSKAITRDRLHQIIKILHTDLVNKFAIKQPKIYVCGLNPHAGEDGHLGREEIDTIIPALEELRAEGISLVGPLPADTIFQSKYLKDADVILAMYHDQGLPVLKSQGFGSSVNITLGLPYIRTSVDHGTALELAGTGQADIGSFVCALNKAIDLAAKAE; translated from the coding sequence TTGACGACTAAACGAATAGCCATTACCCCGGGTGAACCAGCCGGGATTGGTCCAGATTTAGTTATCCAACTAGCTCAGCAGGCTTGGCCTGCTGAGCTAGTTGTTTGTGCGGATCCAGAACTTTTATATTCACGAGCCAAAATGCTCGGGCTTCCGCTAAAGCTTAAGCCTTACCAACCTAGTTTGGCGCCAAAAGCACAAGAAGCTGGGACCTTGACTTTAGCACCATTTTCACTTAATGCAGAGGCTACTTGTGGTCAACTCGATGAGCAAAATAGTGCTTATGTGATTCAGACTCTGACCTATGCTGGTGAAAAGAACATGAACGGTGAATTTGATGCGGTGGTTACCGGTCCAGTTCATAAAGGTATTATCAATCAAGCTGGTATTTCCTTTAGTGGTCATACCGAGTTTTTTGCACATCAAGCGAACTGTCAAGACGTTGTGATGATGTTGTCAGCGCCAAATTTACATGTCGCTTTAGTCACAACTCATATTCCTTTGGCCTATGTGTCTAAAGCAATAACCCGTGATAGACTGCATCAGATTATCAAAATCTTGCATACAGATTTAGTTAATAAATTTGCCATTAAGCAACCAAAGATATATGTGTGCGGACTTAACCCCCATGCAGGTGAAGATGGTCATTTAGGCAGAGAAGAGATAGACACTATCATTCCAGCCTTAGAGGAGTTACGAGCCGAAGGTATCAGCCTGGTTGGTCCGTTGCCCGCGGACACCATTTTCCAAAGTAAATATTTAAAAGACGCCGATGTGATCCTTGCCATGTATCATGACCAAGGTTTACCGGTACTTAAATCCCAAGGTTTTGGTAGCTCTGTGAATATCACGCTCGGACTTCCATATATACGCACTTCGGTGGATCACGGTACTGCGCTTGAACTCGCTGGTACTGGCCAAGCAGACATAGGAAGCTTTGTCTGTGCACTAAATAAAGCCATAGATTTGGCAGCAAAAGCTGAGTAG
- the murU gene encoding N-acetylmuramate alpha-1-phosphate uridylyltransferase MurU, which translates to MKAMILAAGRGERLRPLTNFLPKPLICVANKPLIVYHIEGLAKQGITEIVINHAWLGHKLTEALGDGSRWGVNIQYSHELCALETGGGIKQALPLLGNDPFLVINGDVFLDALPDFTSLDSCDFLKGKLAHLWLVDNPSQHPNGDFPLIEGLVQNRLFDDEDALTFSGMGIYHPSLFENTSGTGFPLAPLLRDKMTSGLISGEHFSGFWCDVGTLERLESLEQRQRDLA; encoded by the coding sequence ATGAAGGCGATGATTTTGGCTGCGGGCAGAGGAGAGCGATTACGTCCTTTAACTAATTTTTTGCCTAAACCTTTGATTTGTGTTGCCAATAAGCCGTTGATTGTTTACCACATTGAAGGGTTAGCGAAACAGGGAATCACCGAGATTGTGATCAATCATGCTTGGCTTGGGCATAAACTAACAGAAGCCTTAGGTGACGGCAGCCGTTGGGGAGTGAATATTCAGTACAGCCATGAGCTTTGTGCACTAGAGACGGGTGGAGGCATTAAACAGGCTTTGCCATTACTGGGTAATGACCCATTTTTAGTGATTAATGGCGATGTATTTCTTGATGCATTACCTGATTTTACCTCTCTCGATTCATGCGACTTTCTTAAGGGAAAGTTGGCGCACCTTTGGTTAGTGGATAATCCCAGTCAGCACCCTAATGGGGATTTCCCATTAATAGAGGGGTTGGTACAAAACAGGCTTTTTGATGATGAAGATGCATTGACGTTTTCAGGGATGGGGATTTATCACCCCTCTCTTTTTGAAAACACGTCAGGTACTGGTTTTCCTCTTGCTCCTCTTTTGAGGGATAAGATGACTTCAGGACTTATTTCTGGAGAACATTTTTCTGGTTTCTGGTGTGATGTTGGTACCCTAGAACGCTTGGAAAGTTTAGAGCAGCGTCAACGAGATTTAGCGTGA